The nucleotide sequence ATGTTGAAGAGATAGAAGAAGCAGAAGTAATAGAAGTTGTTGAAGAGATAAAACAAGAAGAATCGACAAAAGAAAATACAATTGAAAATATAAAAAGAAAAATAATAAAAAAACAACCTCAAAAAGATGAAGAGTTTAGTTATCCAGAAGAAGTTGGGAAATATATTCAAAAAGCTAAAAAAAATATATATGTTTCAAGAGCTTGGGATAAAAGAACAGATACTAAAATAAAAAAAATCTTCTTAGAAGAAGGAGAAATAATTTTAGTAGAAGTTTTAAAAATTATATATAAAAATTTAAATTCAAACATAAAAACAACTTTAGTTCAATATATAAATGGTGTTCTAAAAAACCTATTAAGTCAAGAAGAAGATGTTTCAAAACAAAACTTAACACTTTTCAATAATATAGTTAAAGAGAAAGGATTAATTAGTAAGAAAAAGATTAATCAAGCAAGAAAAACAGTGAAAAAACCAGTTATAAATAGCATAAAAGAGCTTATTGATGAAACAGACATATCAATAGATATATTAAAGGTTTTTGATGAATATGATGAGTATGAAAAATTAAAAATAGAGGAACAAGCAATAAATTTGTGTTCTTTAGAAGAAAACATTGATGTTAACTTTTTATTGACTATGAAAAGAAAATCCAAAAAAATCTATTTTAATACAATAAAGAAGTATATTGAGAGAGTTATTAATGAATAGATTTAACAAAACCTTAGATATGTTAAATCAGAGTGTATAAAAGAGTTAAAATATCATAAAATACACAATTAAAGACTTAAAAATGAACATTTTTTGACAAAAAAACAATTCAAAATAAAAATTGACAAAATTTTGAAAATTAAGTATTCTATATTAGAATAATAGATTTAAATTTTTATATTTTTATTTAATAATAAACAATAAATGTAGAAAGGTGAGTAGGATTATGGCAAATAAGACAGTTGAAATTAAGAATGAAACAGGACTACATACAAGACCTGGTAACGAATTTGTAAGTTTAGCAAAAACATTTACATCTCAAATCGAATTAGAAAATGAAGAGGGGAAAAAAGTAAAGGGAACATCTTTATTAAAATTACTTTCTTTAGGAATTAAAAAAGGTGCAAAAATAACAGTTCATGCTGCTGGAGAAGATGAGAACGAAGCAGTTGAGAAGTTAGCTCACCTACTAGAAAATCTAAAGGACTAATAATATAGTACGATAGTTTGATGTGTGAGAAGGATGGGGGTGACTCTGTCCTTTTTTTTGTCAAAAAAAAATTTTGGGAGAGATAAAATATGAGAAAATTTGTAAAAGGTATAGACGCATCTCCAGGGGTAGCAGTTGGAAAAGTATTTTTATATAAGGAAGAAGAACTTTTCATAGACAAAGGAGAATGCTCAAATGTTGAGGTTCAAAAAGAAAAGTTAATAGAAGGAAGAGATAAAACTAAAGAACAACTTTTAAAAATCAGAGAAAAAACTGCAAGACAATTAGGTGAGGATAAAGCAGCAATATTTGATGGACATATAACACTATTAGAAGATGAAGATTTATTTGAGGAAGTTATTGAATTAATCGAAGATGAAAAAATAACAGCAGAAAATGCATTAGAGCAAGGTATCAGCGGATATTGTGATATGTTAGCAAATTTAGAGGATGAATATTTAAGAGAAAGAGCAGCAGATTTAAGAGATATTGCAAAAAGATGGTTATACAACATTGTTGGAATTGAAATAGTAGATTTATCTTCATTACCGGCTAATTCAATAGTTGTAGCAAGAGATTTAACTCCATCAGATACAGCTCAATTAGATTTAAAAAATGTTGTAGCATTTATAACTGATATCGGAGGAAAGACAGCTCACTCTTCAATTATGGCTAGATCATTAGAAATTCCAGCAGTAGTTGGAACAGGAAATATAACATCATTAGTTTCTAATGAAGCAGCTATAATCGTTGATGCATTAACAGGAGATGTTATATTAAATCCAACAGAAGAAGATGTTGTAAAATACACAAAGAAAAGAGAAAATTATTTAGCAGAAAAAGAACTTTTAAAGCAATTAAAAGATAAAACGGCTACATCAAAAGATGGAGTAACAGTAGGAGCTTGGGCAAATATAGGTTCTCCAAAAGATGTTGCAGGAGTTTTAAGAAACGGAGCTAATGGAATTGGTCTTTATAGAACAGAGTTCTTATTTATGGCTAACGACAGATTCCCAACAGAAGATGAGCAATTTGAAGCGTATAAAATAGTTGCTGAGTCTATGAAAGATGAAAATGGAAATCCATTCCCAGTAACAATAAGAACAATGGATATAGGTGGAGATAAATCTTTACCATATATGGAGTTACCACATGAGGAAAATCCATTCTTAGGATGGAGAGCTTTAAGAATATGTTTAGATAGACCTGAAATTTTAAAAACTCAATTCAGAGCACTTTTAAGAGCATCAGCTTTCGGATATATTAAAATAATGTTACCTATGGTAATCTCAATAGAAGAGTGTAGAAAATCAAAAGAATTATTAGAAGAGTGTAAAGCAGAATTAAGAGCAGAAGGAATAAAGTTCGATGAAGAGATTCAATTAGGAATAATGATTGAAACTCCTGCAACAGCATTCAGAGCTAAATGGTTTGCACAAGAAGTAGATTTCTTCTCAATAGGAACAAATGATTTAACTCAATATACGTTAGCAGTAGATAGAGGAAACGAAAGAATTTCTCACTTATACGATACATATAATCCAGGAGTTTTAGCAGCAATAAAAGCAGCTATCGATGGAGCACACGAGGGTGGAATTTCTATATCTATGTGTGGAGAGTTTGCTGGAGAAGCTAGAGCAACAGCTTTACTATTTGGAATGGGATTAGATGCATTCTCAATGTCAGCTATATCAGTTGCAAAAGTAAAGAAAAACATAATGGCTATGGATAAAGCATCAGCAGAAGCTCTTGTAGAGAGAGTAATGTCTATGAGTACAACTGAAGATGTATTAGCAGAAGTAGATAAATTTAACGATCAATTATTAGGATAATATAAAAAGGTGAAACTTTGTTTCACCTTTTTTTCTTTTTGGAGTATACTATGAGAAAAAACAGGAGAGTGGTTATGGGATTTAAAGATTTTAAAATCGAAGTGAATAAAAAAAATATTCTTCATAACTATGAATATCTAAAAAGATTAAGGAATAAAGAGATTATAGCTGTAGTAAAAGCAAATGCGTATGGCCATGGAATAAAAAATATCGTATCTCTTCTATCAGAGCACGGGTGTAAATATTTTGCTGTTGCTAGAGAGTGTGAAGCAGAAAAAATTTTAGAATTGAAGTTAAAAAATGTAAATATATTAATTTTAGAAACGATAGAGGACTTAAATTTTTTGAAACAAAATAAAAATGTTGAGATGGTTATAAATAGTTTTAAAGACCTTCTTTTTTTATTAGAGAGTGATATTTCGACGGAACAACTTCATTTAAAATTAGATTTTGGATTTGGAAGAAATGGAGTTGTAGAAAGTGATTTTTCAAAATTAAAAAAATTAATTTTAGAGAAAAATTTAAAATTTAAAGGAATCTGTACTCATGTCTTTGCGGCTGATTATGAAGATATGTTGATTGTTGAGAAAAAGTTTAATAATATATTATCAGAGTTAGATAAAAAGCGATTCGATATTATACATATGCAAAATAGTGCTGGAGTTATTTCAATTGAAGGTGCTGGATGTACACATATAAGATGTGGAACAATTTTATTTGGACTTCAAGAGATAGGTTACTATGATCCTAATATAAAAAGAGCTTTT is from Cetobacterium sp. ZOR0034 and encodes:
- a CDS encoding alanine racemase, whose amino-acid sequence is MRKNRRVVMGFKDFKIEVNKKNILHNYEYLKRLRNKEIIAVVKANAYGHGIKNIVSLLSEHGCKYFAVARECEAEKILELKLKNVNILILETIEDLNFLKQNKNVEMVINSFKDLLFLLESDISTEQLHLKLDFGFGRNGVVESDFSKLKKLILEKNLKFKGICTHVFAADYEDMLIVEKKFNNILSELDKKRFDIIHMQNSAGVISIEGAGCTHIRCGTILFGLQEIGYYDPNIKRAFKLIGKILDIKDLNDLKYIGYEKKEKITLTENKKIAKIRLGYGDGFSKRGEGIMSIINNKKFEIVHISMDSSFILVDESVKEGDFIEIFYDLEDSIKYLKVPHYEFLSCINERIKREII
- the ptsP gene encoding phosphoenolpyruvate--protein phosphotransferase, with the translated sequence MRKFVKGIDASPGVAVGKVFLYKEEELFIDKGECSNVEVQKEKLIEGRDKTKEQLLKIREKTARQLGEDKAAIFDGHITLLEDEDLFEEVIELIEDEKITAENALEQGISGYCDMLANLEDEYLRERAADLRDIAKRWLYNIVGIEIVDLSSLPANSIVVARDLTPSDTAQLDLKNVVAFITDIGGKTAHSSIMARSLEIPAVVGTGNITSLVSNEAAIIVDALTGDVILNPTEEDVVKYTKKRENYLAEKELLKQLKDKTATSKDGVTVGAWANIGSPKDVAGVLRNGANGIGLYRTEFLFMANDRFPTEDEQFEAYKIVAESMKDENGNPFPVTIRTMDIGGDKSLPYMELPHEENPFLGWRALRICLDRPEILKTQFRALLRASAFGYIKIMLPMVISIEECRKSKELLEECKAELRAEGIKFDEEIQLGIMIETPATAFRAKWFAQEVDFFSIGTNDLTQYTLAVDRGNERISHLYDTYNPGVLAAIKAAIDGAHEGGISISMCGEFAGEARATALLFGMGLDAFSMSAISVAKVKKNIMAMDKASAEALVERVMSMSTTEDVLAEVDKFNDQLLG
- a CDS encoding HPr family phosphocarrier protein, producing MANKTVEIKNETGLHTRPGNEFVSLAKTFTSQIELENEEGKKVKGTSLLKLLSLGIKKGAKITVHAAGEDENEAVEKLAHLLENLKD